Proteins from a single region of Geminicoccaceae bacterium:
- a CDS encoding DUF4391 domain-containing protein, translated as MSAFFDYPKSAAFGRVVPKNKIYEHAGANTALKDLFVREVDQINWRYKLAPETINLNATASVPEIQVFSISLKTGKLDETVLRAIDKAIPFPLVFELTWRGKRKAAAAFKRQSEADSAKWVVSEYFATDWVPEETGRMPLPVALDLGALYDRLLTAIMPAEMGTPGQGDEDIQARVDRMEAIRAKTREVERIKTRLTREKQYNKRVAINAELRKANQELAELQQSGVRRTDSQLTGTNI; from the coding sequence GTGAGTGCTTTCTTCGACTACCCCAAAAGCGCTGCCTTTGGCCGTGTGGTGCCGAAAAACAAGATTTACGAGCATGCCGGTGCCAACACGGCCCTGAAGGACTTGTTTGTGCGCGAGGTTGACCAGATCAACTGGCGCTACAAGCTGGCACCCGAAACCATCAACCTGAATGCTACGGCATCGGTGCCGGAGATTCAGGTTTTCAGCATATCGCTCAAAACCGGCAAACTGGACGAGACTGTCCTGCGTGCGATCGACAAGGCCATTCCGTTTCCCTTGGTCTTCGAGCTGACCTGGCGCGGCAAGCGCAAGGCCGCCGCTGCCTTCAAACGGCAAAGCGAGGCCGACAGCGCCAAATGGGTGGTCAGTGAATATTTCGCCACCGATTGGGTGCCGGAGGAAACGGGGCGGATGCCGCTGCCCGTCGCCCTTGACCTCGGCGCACTCTATGACCGGTTGCTCACGGCAATCATGCCGGCGGAAATGGGCACACCGGGGCAGGGCGATGAAGACATTCAGGCACGGGTAGACCGGATGGAGGCAATCCGTGCCAAGACGCGAGAGGTTGAGCGGATCAAGACCCGGCTCACTCGCGAAAAGCAATACAACAAGCGCGTGGCGATCAATGCGGAGCTACGCAAGGCCAATCAGGAATTGGCCGAATTACAACAAAGCGGAGTCAGGCGGACCGATAGCCAACTGACCGGTACGAATATCTAG
- a CDS encoding DEAD/DEAH box helicase family protein codes for MKIIDNTTQLLGDDVKGTVGRGSRLKIAASCFSIYAFEALKSELSKIDSLQFIFTAPTFVPTEATDRMRKERREFFIPKNRRETGLYGTEFEIHLRNKLTQRAVARECAEWIRKKARFRSNTTKAPMQQFMHVGGTGEGVAYMPISGFTAVDLGYQKGDAVSNFVTRFEDPNHTQMYLQLFDQIWSDPHKVQDVTEAICDHIESVYQENSPERVYFMMLYNIFQDFLEDVDEDVLPNDLTGYRDSVVWNKLFNYQRDAATGIINKLETYNGCILADSVGLGKTFTALAVIKYYELRNRAVLVLCPKKLADNWRNYNTNLTTNIFATDRLNYDVLCHTDLSRTSGDSFGIPLNRVNWGNYDLVVIDESHNFRNNDVYKDRETRYQKLMNKVIRAGVKTKVLMLSATPVNNRFTDLRNQLALAYEGQSEALSKNLKSQASVEEIFRRAQKTFNAWSELPPEERTAASILKALDFDFFELLDAVTIARSRKHIETFYDTKDIGKFPERRKPLSFHCPITKRTDVMGLNDIFSQLSVLKLAVYAPISYILPSRLRKYEEIYDTQVEGGRGKLRQADRERSLQALMTTNLLKRLESSVEAFRITLRALGGNITRALDAINDFERSGSAQSVSDYLADADFLDAEDDDLAGLGDFTVGKKVQISLADMDLPSWKHDLEADLALIEALVTSMELVEPKDDAKLQNLMELLRKKIDEPLNPGNRKVLVFTAFADTANYLYANLAPFAQQLGLHAGKVTGSDAPKTTLKKGYDFQGVLTLFSPRSKEKAIVLPNEPGELDILIGTDCISEGQNLQDCDFLVNYDIHWNPVRIIQRFGRIDRIGSPNSQIQLVNYWPDITLDEYINLKERVENRMVIADVAATGDDNVLTAKSSDIAYRKDQLKRLQDEVIELEDVKTGISITDLGLNDFRMDLLNYVKEHGELDNLPNGMHAVVPAQPELGLQPGAIFALKNIHDSVNINQQNRLHPFYLVYISDDGEVIADHTEVKRLLDLIRTSCKGRSAPLPEVCRIFNERTRDGQQMDRYSDLLSSAIRSMIEVKEEKDIDSLFSGGRTTALVHAIAGLNDFELIAFVVVEGGEA; via the coding sequence ATGAAGATCATTGACAACACGACCCAGCTTCTTGGCGATGATGTGAAAGGGACTGTCGGGCGCGGTTCCCGCCTGAAGATTGCTGCGTCCTGTTTCTCGATTTACGCCTTCGAGGCGCTGAAGTCGGAACTGTCAAAGATCGACAGCCTGCAATTCATTTTCACTGCCCCGACCTTTGTGCCGACCGAAGCGACGGATCGCATGCGCAAAGAACGGCGAGAGTTTTTCATCCCGAAAAACCGCCGCGAAACCGGCCTCTACGGAACAGAATTTGAAATTCATCTCCGCAACAAGCTGACCCAGCGGGCGGTGGCGCGGGAATGCGCTGAGTGGATACGAAAGAAAGCGCGTTTCCGGTCCAATACGACCAAAGCGCCGATGCAGCAATTCATGCATGTGGGCGGCACGGGTGAGGGCGTCGCCTATATGCCGATCAGCGGCTTCACGGCGGTTGATCTTGGCTATCAGAAGGGGGATGCGGTTTCCAACTTCGTCACCCGCTTTGAAGACCCGAACCACACCCAGATGTATCTCCAGCTGTTCGACCAAATCTGGTCCGATCCGCACAAGGTTCAGGATGTCACGGAAGCGATCTGCGATCACATCGAATCCGTGTATCAGGAGAATTCGCCGGAGCGGGTGTATTTCATGATGCTCTACAACATCTTTCAGGACTTCCTGGAAGATGTGGACGAGGACGTTCTGCCGAACGACCTTACTGGCTATCGTGACAGCGTGGTTTGGAACAAACTGTTCAACTACCAGCGGGATGCCGCAACCGGCATTATCAACAAGCTGGAAACCTATAACGGCTGTATCCTTGCTGACAGTGTTGGTCTTGGAAAGACCTTCACCGCCCTGGCCGTTATCAAATATTACGAGCTGCGCAACCGGGCGGTTCTGGTGCTTTGTCCAAAAAAGCTCGCGGACAACTGGCGCAACTACAATACCAACCTGACGACGAATATCTTTGCCACGGATCGGCTGAACTACGACGTCCTCTGTCATACGGACCTTTCGCGCACGTCCGGTGATTCCTTCGGTATTCCGCTGAACCGTGTGAACTGGGGCAATTATGATCTTGTCGTGATCGACGAGTCCCACAATTTCCGGAACAACGACGTCTATAAGGATCGTGAAACTCGTTACCAGAAGCTGATGAACAAGGTTATTCGCGCGGGCGTGAAGACCAAGGTTCTGATGCTGTCGGCGACGCCGGTCAATAATCGTTTCACAGACCTGCGGAACCAGCTGGCGCTGGCCTATGAAGGCCAGTCCGAGGCGCTCAGCAAGAACCTGAAGTCGCAGGCAAGCGTCGAAGAAATTTTCCGCCGTGCCCAGAAAACCTTCAATGCCTGGTCCGAACTGCCGCCAGAGGAGCGGACCGCCGCTTCTATTCTGAAGGCCCTTGATTTCGACTTCTTCGAGCTTCTGGATGCCGTGACCATTGCGCGGTCACGCAAGCATATCGAAACCTTCTACGACACGAAGGATATCGGAAAATTCCCCGAACGGCGCAAGCCGCTGTCGTTTCATTGTCCGATCACCAAACGGACGGATGTGATGGGGCTAAACGATATTTTCTCCCAGCTATCGGTGCTGAAGCTCGCGGTCTATGCGCCGATCAGCTACATCCTGCCGAGCCGTCTTCGCAAATACGAAGAGATTTACGACACCCAGGTCGAAGGCGGGCGGGGCAAGCTGCGTCAGGCAGACCGGGAGCGGAGCCTTCAGGCCCTCATGACCACCAACCTGCTCAAGCGGTTGGAAAGTTCGGTCGAGGCATTCCGCATTACCTTGCGGGCGCTGGGCGGGAACATCACCCGAGCCCTTGACGCCATCAATGACTTTGAGCGTTCCGGCAGCGCCCAAAGCGTTAGCGACTATCTGGCCGATGCCGATTTTCTGGATGCCGAGGATGATGACCTCGCCGGTCTTGGCGATTTCACGGTCGGAAAGAAGGTGCAGATCAGCCTTGCGGACATGGATCTGCCGTCATGGAAACATGACCTTGAGGCCGACCTTGCCCTGATCGAGGCACTGGTGACCTCCATGGAGCTGGTGGAGCCGAAGGATGATGCCAAGCTCCAGAACCTGATGGAGCTTCTGCGGAAGAAAATTGATGAGCCGCTCAATCCGGGCAATCGGAAGGTGCTGGTCTTCACGGCTTTTGCGGATACGGCAAACTATCTCTATGCCAATCTGGCGCCCTTTGCCCAACAGCTGGGGCTGCATGCGGGCAAGGTCACAGGCTCCGATGCACCGAAGACCACGCTCAAAAAGGGCTATGATTTCCAGGGCGTGTTGACCCTGTTCTCGCCACGCTCCAAGGAAAAGGCGATTGTCCTGCCCAATGAACCGGGTGAGCTGGATATCCTGATCGGCACGGATTGTATCTCCGAAGGGCAGAACCTTCAGGACTGCGATTTTCTCGTCAATTACGACATTCATTGGAACCCGGTGCGCATCATCCAGCGCTTCGGCCGGATTGACCGTATCGGCTCGCCGAACAGTCAAATCCAGCTGGTGAACTACTGGCCGGACATCACGCTGGACGAATATATCAACCTGAAAGAACGGGTCGAAAACCGCATGGTCATTGCGGATGTGGCCGCCACGGGGGATGACAACGTCCTAACGGCCAAGTCCAGTGATATTGCCTATCGCAAAGACCAACTGAAGCGCCTTCAGGACGAGGTGATCGAGCTGGAAGATGTGAAGACCGGTATCTCTATCACCGATCTTGGCCTCAACGATTTCCGCATGGACTTGCTCAACTATGTCAAGGAACATGGCGAGCTGGACAATCTGCCGAACGGCATGCACGCCGTTGTGCCTGCCCAGCCGGAGCTGGGGCTTCAGCCCGGTGCGATCTTCGCGCTGAAGAACATCCATGACAGCGTCAACATCAACCAGCAAAACCGCCTGCACCCGTTCTACCTCGTCTATATCAGTGACGATGGTGAGGTCATTGCCGACCATACCGAGGTGAAGCGCCTGCTTGACCTGATCCGCACCAGCTGCAAGGGGCGCTCGGCACCCCTGCCGGAAGTCTGCCGCATCTTCAATGAGCGCACCCGCGACGGCCAGCAGATGGACCGCTATTCCGACCTCCTTTCCAGCGCCATTCGCTCCATGATCGAGGTGAAGGAAGAGAAGGATATCGACAGCCTTTTCAGCGGCGGTCGCACCACGGCGCTGGTGCATGCCATCGCCGGCCTGAACGATTTTGAACTGATTGCCTTCGTGGTGGTGGAAGGGGGTGAAGCGTGA
- a CDS encoding helix-turn-helix domain-containing protein, whose amino-acid sequence MDTDVMTIREVAEYLKLTEKTAYRLAAEGEIPGFKIGGSWRFRKGDIDAWIEARKQQGGKGGANHRNEDH is encoded by the coding sequence ATGGATACCGACGTCATGACAATCCGGGAGGTGGCTGAGTATCTCAAGCTGACCGAGAAGACCGCTTACCGGCTTGCCGCTGAAGGCGAGATACCCGGCTTCAAGATTGGTGGTTCCTGGCGGTTTCGCAAAGGCGATATCGACGCCTGGATAGAGGCGCGAAAACAGCAGGGCGGAAAAGGCGGAGCGAACCATCGCAATGAAGATCATTGA
- a CDS encoding recombinase family protein, with the protein MNIGYARVSTAEQNLTLQTDALKAAGCERIFEETASGGKADRPGLEQALDFMRPGDTLVVWKLDRLARSMRQLIDTVALLQSKDIGFRSLTESIDTTTAGGMLVFHIFGALAEFERAMIRERTRAGLDAASARGRKGGRPSKLSKADLRMAATLVGDPENSVAQVAKQFGVSTATLYRHLPSARAGNRKN; encoded by the coding sequence ACGCTCCAGACCGACGCCCTGAAGGCAGCCGGTTGCGAGCGCATCTTCGAGGAAACCGCTTCGGGCGGCAAGGCCGACAGGCCGGGGCTTGAGCAGGCGCTCGATTTCATGCGGCCGGGGGATACGCTGGTTGTCTGGAAGCTCGACCGTCTGGCACGCTCCATGCGCCAGCTTATCGACACGGTGGCGTTGCTTCAGTCCAAGGATATTGGTTTCCGCTCCCTGACCGAGTCCATCGACACGACGACCGCTGGCGGCATGTTGGTCTTCCATATCTTCGGTGCCTTGGCAGAGTTTGAACGTGCCATGATCCGCGAACGGACAAGGGCGGGGCTTGATGCCGCCAGTGCCCGTGGTCGCAAAGGCGGACGACCATCAAAGCTATCCAAAGCTGACCTCCGTATGGCTGCAACCCTTGTGGGCGACCCGGAGAACAGTGTCGCCCAGGTCGCCAAACAGTTCGGGGTCTCCACCGCTACCCTGTATCGACACCTGCCTTCTGCTCGGGCTGGCAATCGGAAAAATTGA